In Alteromonas naphthalenivorans, one DNA window encodes the following:
- a CDS encoding recombinase family protein — translation MRIGYARVSSELQSENAQLDALANCGCERIYHEKISGKGTKRPELIRLLDSIRTGDTVIVQRLDRLGRSLSDLINLLSAFKQKNVEFISLNENIDTSSATGELIFHMIGAIAQFERRLISERTKVGLEAAKVRGRKGGRKPKLTHSDVKKARAMLSSGEVSKAEVAQHFKVSRPTLNKALEK, via the coding sequence ATGAGAATTGGATATGCACGTGTTAGCTCTGAACTACAAAGTGAAAACGCTCAACTCGACGCGCTAGCTAACTGTGGATGTGAAAGAATTTATCACGAGAAGATATCTGGAAAAGGAACAAAGCGTCCTGAATTAATACGTTTGCTTGATTCTATTCGTACTGGTGACACAGTAATAGTACAGAGGCTTGATCGGTTGGGCCGCTCTTTATCCGATTTGATTAACCTGCTAAGTGCTTTTAAACAGAAAAACGTAGAATTTATTAGTCTGAATGAAAATATAGATACAAGTAGCGCGACTGGAGAGTTGATTTTTCATATGATTGGAGCTATCGCACAGTTTGAAAGACGACTTATTTCAGAACGAACTAAGGTTGGACTTGAGGCGGCAAAGGTGAGAGGGCGAAAAGGAGGCAGAAAGCCTAAATTAACACATTCAGATGTAAAGAAAGCACGAGCTATGCTTTCGTCGGGCGAAGTATCAAAAGCCGAGGTCGCTCAGCACTTTAAAGTGAGTAGACCAACTCTTAACAAGGCATTAGAAAAATAA
- a CDS encoding sce7726 family protein, with the protein MYLNDADIRPSLIDFLSSKSKKPRCILQELHVHRGNAIADVVTIHSEAHCYEIKGDKDKIARLTRQGDFYNKVFSKITLVTTQRKLQEALEKTPKFWGIVVAYEIRGIVKFKYVRKTSTNPFFNKELALATLWKSELTNVNEELSLDIPEKINKRDFALELSERMNKIQTNRWIAESLLSRLA; encoded by the coding sequence ATGTATTTAAATGACGCCGATATTAGACCAAGTTTGATTGATTTCTTAAGTTCTAAATCAAAAAAGCCAAGGTGTATTTTACAAGAGTTACATGTGCATCGTGGAAACGCGATCGCGGATGTTGTCACTATTCATTCGGAAGCCCATTGTTACGAAATCAAAGGTGATAAAGATAAGATTGCTCGTTTGACTAGGCAGGGTGATTTCTATAATAAAGTATTTAGTAAAATTACTCTCGTCACGACACAACGTAAACTTCAAGAAGCTCTAGAAAAGACCCCGAAATTCTGGGGAATTGTCGTGGCGTACGAGATTAGAGGTATAGTCAAGTTCAAATATGTTCGAAAAACTAGTACGAATCCTTTTTTTAACAAAGAACTTGCTCTAGCAACCCTGTGGAAGAGCGAGTTAACAAATGTAAATGAGGAATTAAGTCTAGATATACCTGAAAAAATAAACAAGCGAGATTTTGCTTTAGAGCTTTCAGAGCGGATGAATAAGATCCAAACAAATCGATGGATTGCAGAATCACTTTTATCTAGGTTAGCTTAA
- a CDS encoding beta family protein, whose translation MNKYTPFLKFKVAEIGALKALEDSELSSITPFFDLATKNDITANDLENTITKGVRKYELNFKRANGFYIDDYDIDDSIRIQGAIVYEFLIDTFQKIDFIPVVGLDRTDSRNNSVLSSLVISDTVAIRLNQDDFVSYNLIEDEISDLIADMGEKFDKFHLILDCRLCIGADSVELSNRLIMFIKLIVQEHRFDKIIITGSSISPSIADILSVCTEETLARVECEVFDLVNQELSLELEFGDYTVISPNYSDVNIPQNALRKVMTPKVIYSYKNKHHFLRGGAIETHPRGAKQYDDMCKKLVSYAFFRKRNYSFGDKYLEDKSRSVGADALPHSIGKYLINAHMTYMINDYPV comes from the coding sequence GTGAATAAATATACGCCGTTCTTGAAATTTAAAGTTGCTGAAATTGGTGCATTGAAAGCGCTTGAAGATTCAGAGCTCAGCTCTATAACACCTTTCTTTGATTTGGCTACGAAAAATGATATCACTGCAAATGACCTCGAAAATACGATAACCAAAGGTGTGCGAAAGTACGAGCTTAACTTTAAAAGAGCTAATGGCTTCTATATAGATGACTACGATATTGACGATTCAATCCGGATACAAGGAGCTATCGTTTATGAATTTCTAATAGATACCTTCCAGAAGATCGATTTCATCCCAGTTGTCGGGCTTGACCGCACAGATTCTAGGAATAACTCTGTACTCAGCTCATTAGTTATTAGTGACACAGTGGCGATCCGCTTAAATCAAGATGACTTCGTGAGTTACAATCTTATTGAAGATGAAATTTCAGACTTAATAGCCGACATGGGAGAAAAGTTCGATAAGTTTCATTTAATTCTAGATTGTAGGCTCTGTATAGGAGCGGATTCCGTCGAACTATCTAACAGGTTGATTATGTTCATTAAGTTGATAGTACAGGAACACAGATTTGATAAGATAATAATAACTGGTTCTTCAATTTCCCCATCAATCGCAGATATACTTTCTGTTTGTACAGAAGAGACCTTGGCTAGAGTTGAATGCGAAGTGTTTGATCTGGTAAATCAAGAGCTTTCTTTGGAATTGGAATTTGGTGATTACACTGTTATTTCACCAAATTATTCCGACGTGAACATACCTCAAAATGCTTTACGGAAAGTGATGACTCCTAAAGTTATATACTCTTATAAAAATAAACATCATTTTCTACGTGGTGGAGCTATAGAAACTCACCCAAGAGGGGCAAAGCAATATGATGACATGTGTAAAAAGCTTGTCTCTTATGCATTCTTCCGAAAGAGAAATTACTCGTTTGGTGATAAGTATTTAGAGGATAAATCTCGAAGTGTTGGAGCTGACGCATTACCTCATTCAATAGGAAAGTATCTGATAAATGCGCATATGACATATATGATTAACGACTACCCTGTATAA
- a CDS encoding ImmA/IrrE family metallo-endopeptidase: protein MSDCKFDSLIINGKADSNTDSKSIFESYLESQAQLERLPKKLKQDNNLVQLNLFKEVHFQKSSNLLFRKSDSSNDALVNFWLSKVKNLAYLYNDFNELPDFTGLSKSDLKSIAKGNSEPGYIRNLEKCLSARGIIFIVEPSVVGLKLDGAVFKLDSGHPVIAMSLRYKRLDNFWFTLMHELSHVALHYDQLDSYIIDDLDLKSEELTELEADKLALNSLIPRNIWRTCPARRDLQADSVIKFAEQNNVHPAIVAGRIQHEINDYRKLSSLTSGIDTREILFSE, encoded by the coding sequence ATGAGTGACTGCAAATTTGATTCCTTAATCATAAATGGAAAAGCGGATTCAAATACTGATAGTAAGTCTATATTTGAATCATACTTAGAAAGCCAAGCACAATTAGAGCGGTTACCGAAAAAGCTTAAGCAAGATAATAACTTAGTACAGCTTAATCTTTTTAAAGAAGTTCACTTTCAAAAAAGTAGTAACTTACTATTCAGGAAATCAGACTCTTCAAACGATGCTTTGGTTAACTTTTGGTTAAGTAAAGTCAAGAACCTAGCTTATCTTTATAATGATTTTAATGAACTTCCTGACTTCACAGGGCTGTCAAAGTCTGACCTAAAAAGCATTGCCAAAGGTAACTCAGAGCCAGGCTATATTAGAAATTTAGAAAAATGTTTATCAGCAAGAGGAATCATTTTTATTGTTGAGCCATCAGTTGTTGGTTTAAAGCTAGATGGGGCAGTATTTAAGTTAGATAGTGGCCATCCGGTTATCGCAATGAGCTTGCGTTATAAGCGCTTAGATAATTTCTGGTTCACACTAATGCACGAACTCTCTCATGTAGCTTTACATTATGACCAACTAGATAGCTACATCATTGATGATTTAGATTTAAAAAGTGAGGAATTAACAGAATTAGAAGCAGACAAACTTGCTCTTAACTCACTTATTCCAAGAAACATTTGGAGAACATGTCCTGCTCGACGAGATCTTCAGGCAGATTCTGTTATCAAATTTGCTGAACAAAATAATGTACATCCAGCGATTGTGGCTGGACGCATTCAACATGAAATTAATGACTATAGAAAATTAAGCTCGTTAACCAGTGGTATCGATACGAGGGAGATATTGTTCAGTGAATAA
- a CDS encoding GNAT family N-acetyltransferase: MKTVEELRKLLATGQTAYEPLNNISSGNITSNDGRTHTYEIVQGWDIGLAMQCDQEWGNFNMEILEFIRQSDSSVQHKLLNSSQLEDAHWNWLTKHKHYHSEQYNWFFIIADGKPQGACLVYHPKLSVDTSDTIFYIEFLAVAPWNRPNHIDDQIFRGIGSILLKTVISFAEKELGITKGFSLHSLPKAEGYYQKIGMKRFKIHDKSGLGYFEMPELQKANFVGASV; this comes from the coding sequence ATGAAGACTGTTGAAGAACTTAGAAAATTATTGGCTACTGGTCAAACTGCCTACGAACCACTCAACAACATCAGCTCGGGAAATATTACTTCTAATGATGGACGGACACATACTTACGAGATCGTTCAAGGATGGGACATTGGACTCGCTATGCAATGTGATCAAGAGTGGGGCAATTTCAATATGGAAATTCTCGAGTTTATTCGACAGTCTGATTCTTCCGTACAACACAAACTTCTTAATAGCTCTCAACTCGAGGATGCTCACTGGAATTGGCTTACAAAGCATAAGCATTATCATAGCGAACAATACAATTGGTTCTTTATTATAGCGGATGGTAAGCCTCAAGGTGCCTGTCTTGTTTACCATCCTAAATTATCGGTCGATACATCTGATACAATTTTCTATATTGAGTTTCTAGCTGTTGCCCCTTGGAATCGCCCGAATCATATAGACGATCAAATCTTTAGAGGTATTGGTTCAATACTTCTGAAGACCGTAATTTCGTTTGCGGAAAAGGAACTAGGAATAACAAAAGGCTTTTCGTTACATTCTTTGCCAAAGGCAGAAGGTTACTATCAAAAAATTGGTATGAAACGTTTTAAAATACACGATAAATCAGGTTTAGGTTACTTTGAGATGCCCGAACTACAAAAAGCTAATTTTGTAGGAGCAAGTGTATGA
- a CDS encoding DUF4224 domain-containing protein: MSLFVSRDELQELTGFKKKSLQIKQLSNFGIPFEVNRLGSPVVLRSAIEDTLSGTKLPKKRSKSINLESLRKAKGGN, encoded by the coding sequence ATGAGCCTTTTTGTATCTCGCGATGAGCTTCAGGAACTCACAGGTTTCAAGAAGAAATCACTACAAATAAAGCAATTATCAAACTTTGGAATACCCTTTGAGGTAAACAGACTTGGTTCGCCTGTCGTCTTGCGCTCTGCTATCGAAGACACTCTATCTGGAACTAAATTGCCAAAGAAAAGGAGTAAATCTATAAACTTAGAATCACTTCGAAAAGCAAAAGGAGGCAATTAA
- a CDS encoding tyrosine-type recombinase/integrase: MGRKRKGSTHLPERMYLHKGTYYLVNKDSKWLNLGKSLTSAIAEYHRLVPSQSSIKTMGELIDRYMVEISPTKAESTYKGEIQEAKLLRAAFGEMYPQDVTPVVIYEYMDFRSQTAPVRVNREVALLSHMFKKAMRWGLVESNPCRDIERNPERPRNRYVTDDELIAFKSIVPEWLSLYIDLKSLTGLRQTDMLSLRFDSFTEDGLLTGMSKTEKRTGKKYLFEWSDQLRATLGRIQQLPGKVKSLYLFSNRKGQPYTGDGFRSIWHNWMVKALEKELLSERFQERDIRKKTASDVELEHAQLLLGHESVKTTIRNYRLLPIKVKPSK, translated from the coding sequence ATGGGTAGAAAAAGAAAAGGTAGTACTCATCTACCAGAACGAATGTATCTTCATAAAGGAACCTATTACCTTGTTAATAAAGACAGTAAGTGGCTAAACCTTGGCAAATCTCTGACATCAGCCATCGCTGAATATCATAGGTTAGTACCTTCGCAGAGTTCAATAAAAACAATGGGAGAGCTTATTGACCGCTATATGGTTGAAATTTCACCTACCAAGGCAGAATCAACATATAAGGGTGAAATACAAGAAGCTAAATTGCTTCGAGCTGCGTTTGGGGAAATGTATCCTCAAGATGTTACACCTGTAGTGATATACGAATATATGGATTTTCGCAGCCAGACAGCACCTGTACGGGTTAATAGAGAGGTAGCACTACTGTCTCATATGTTTAAGAAAGCGATGCGCTGGGGGCTCGTAGAGAGTAATCCTTGCAGAGACATAGAAAGAAACCCAGAACGTCCGAGAAATAGATATGTCACAGATGATGAACTGATAGCCTTTAAGAGTATTGTACCTGAGTGGCTGTCACTCTATATCGACTTGAAAAGCCTAACGGGATTGAGACAGACAGATATGTTGTCTCTTCGGTTTGACTCATTTACTGAAGATGGATTACTTACAGGTATGAGTAAGACTGAAAAACGTACTGGTAAAAAGTACTTATTCGAGTGGTCAGATCAACTCAGAGCAACACTTGGTAGAATTCAGCAACTACCTGGAAAGGTTAAAAGCCTTTACTTGTTCAGTAACAGAAAAGGGCAACCATACACTGGCGATGGATTTCGCAGCATTTGGCATAACTGGATGGTGAAAGCGTTAGAGAAAGAACTTTTGTCAGAAAGGTTTCAAGAACGTGATATTCGCAAGAAAACGGCGAGTGATGTAGAGCTTGAGCATGCACAATTGCTCTTGGGCCATGAAAGTGTTAAAACAACTATCCGAAACTATAGATTGTTACCCATTAAGGTAAAGCCTTCTAAATAG
- a CDS encoding oxidative damage protection protein, translating to MSRVVFCQRLQKEADGLDFQLYPGELGKRIYDNISKEAWADWQKKQTMLINENKLNMMEPTARQFLEQSMSAYLFDGVEPTIEGYVPPEK from the coding sequence ATGAGTAGAGTGGTATTTTGCCAGCGTTTACAAAAAGAAGCCGACGGTTTAGATTTTCAGCTTTACCCCGGTGAGCTAGGAAAACGTATTTACGACAACATTTCGAAAGAAGCATGGGCCGACTGGCAAAAGAAACAAACCATGCTAATTAACGAAAATAAGTTAAATATGATGGAACCGACCGCCAGACAGTTTTTAGAGCAAAGTATGTCGGCTTACTTGTTCGATGGCGTAGAGCCTACGATTGAAGGCTATGTTCCGCCTGAAAAGTAA
- the mutY gene encoding A/G-specific adenine glycosylase: MTNTVTPNTFAERVLAWYDIHGRKHLPWQQDITPYKVWVSEIMLQQTQVTTVIPYFERFMQSFPSVVELANAAQDDVLHHWTGLGYYARARNLHKAAKQIVEDHGGTFPDNIDDVIALPGIGRSTAGAVLSISRNQRHPILDGNVKRVLARYYAIGGWPGQKAVENALWEVAEKNTPEKRSANYTQVMMDLGAMVCTRSKPKCDECPLQHDCLAYAQGAQTEFPGKKPKKAIPERSTLLIVPLFQQQVYLEQRPSSGLWGGLYGFIEAQDIESAEAELAKRGIEASSFETQTAFRHTFSHFHLDITPVFAVVNSVPRKQVAEQKAQWFMFNEPIEVGLAAPTKKIIQQLVHVL, from the coding sequence ATGACAAATACGGTTACCCCAAATACTTTTGCTGAGCGAGTACTTGCTTGGTACGACATTCATGGCCGCAAGCATCTGCCATGGCAACAAGATATTACCCCGTACAAAGTGTGGGTATCTGAGATTATGCTACAGCAAACGCAAGTCACCACCGTCATTCCGTATTTTGAGCGGTTTATGCAATCTTTCCCCAGCGTGGTAGAGCTTGCCAATGCAGCGCAAGATGACGTACTGCATCATTGGACGGGTTTAGGTTACTACGCCCGCGCTAGAAACTTACATAAAGCGGCGAAGCAAATAGTAGAAGATCATGGCGGTACGTTTCCTGACAATATAGACGATGTTATTGCCTTACCGGGAATAGGGCGCTCTACTGCTGGCGCGGTATTGTCTATTTCACGAAATCAGCGCCACCCTATATTAGATGGCAACGTAAAACGCGTGCTTGCTCGCTACTATGCTATTGGCGGCTGGCCTGGCCAAAAAGCGGTAGAAAATGCGTTGTGGGAAGTGGCAGAAAAGAATACGCCTGAAAAACGCAGTGCCAACTACACTCAGGTGATGATGGATTTGGGGGCTATGGTATGTACCCGCAGTAAGCCAAAGTGTGATGAATGCCCGTTACAACATGATTGCTTAGCCTATGCCCAAGGGGCACAAACAGAATTTCCCGGTAAAAAGCCCAAAAAAGCGATTCCAGAGCGAAGTACGCTACTTATAGTGCCGTTGTTCCAACAGCAGGTTTATTTAGAGCAGCGGCCTTCTAGCGGCTTGTGGGGCGGTTTATATGGTTTCATTGAAGCCCAAGACATAGAAAGTGCAGAAGCAGAACTTGCCAAACGAGGTATTGAAGCCAGTTCATTTGAAACCCAAACGGCGTTTAGGCATACCTTTAGCCATTTTCATTTGGATATAACACCGGTGTTTGCCGTGGTAAACTCTGTACCCAGAAAGCAGGTGGCAGAACAAAAAGCCCAGTGGTTTATGTTTAACGAACCTATTGAGGTAGGTTTAGCTGCTCCGACTAAGAAAATCATTCAACAATTAGTGCATGTGCTTTAG
- a CDS encoding alpha/beta fold hydrolase, which produces MTTSAPVLFLPGTLCDERVWLPVWQRMKISQRRYVPLQWAATKDDMLALTSDRVIQDEKVHLVGFSMGGYVAALWASQNMEHVASITLIGYDAKGLSKEEIARRKQLVTMLNSGDFKPENPAYFTRFVHPTHQESPDVMGVVQSMAEDLGKNTLLAHTQATSPREDFVKALAKSKVPVNIIAAADDEVVSLASLQTVADNIATANMYKVENAGHMMLLEQPEKLATLLSNCIDV; this is translated from the coding sequence GTGACCACCAGCGCCCCTGTTCTATTTTTACCCGGAACCTTATGCGATGAACGTGTTTGGTTGCCCGTTTGGCAACGCATGAAAATTTCCCAACGTCGCTATGTCCCCTTACAGTGGGCGGCGACTAAAGACGACATGCTAGCGCTTACTTCCGATCGCGTTATTCAAGATGAAAAAGTCCATCTGGTTGGCTTTTCCATGGGTGGCTACGTTGCCGCGCTATGGGCATCGCAGAATATGGAGCACGTGGCGTCTATTACGCTTATTGGATACGATGCTAAAGGCTTATCGAAAGAAGAAATAGCAAGGCGCAAGCAGCTGGTCACTATGCTAAACAGTGGCGACTTTAAGCCAGAAAACCCAGCTTATTTCACGCGTTTTGTACATCCAACTCATCAGGAAAGCCCTGATGTAATGGGCGTTGTACAATCTATGGCAGAAGATTTAGGTAAAAATACTTTGCTGGCTCATACACAGGCCACATCGCCAAGGGAAGACTTTGTAAAAGCACTGGCGAAATCGAAAGTGCCCGTCAATATTATTGCAGCTGCTGACGATGAAGTTGTATCGCTTGCTTCGCTACAAACTGTGGCAGATAACATTGCCACAGCGAACATGTACAAGGTTGAAAATGCAGGTCATATGATGCTGCTGGAACAACCCGAAAAGCTTGCTACACTGCTTAGCAATTGTATAGATGTATAA
- the trmB gene encoding tRNA (guanosine(46)-N7)-methyltransferase TrmB, producing the protein MRQFKSQAEAEAAGVHVSKVKSFVKREGRLTKAQTRAIEEFWPTMGIDYQNAELDLSVLFGRTAPVVIEIGFGMGKSLVEMAAAAPEKNFIGIEVHRPGVGACLAEAGEQGLTNLRVMDHDAVEVLKNMIPDGALSRLQLFFPDPWHKKRHHKRRIVQPEFAALVLTKLQKGGCFHMATDWEPYAEHMAEVMNSTSGYANTAQEGTYVPRPEYRPITKFETRGQKLGHGVWDLIYERAQ; encoded by the coding sequence ATGAGGCAATTCAAAAGCCAGGCCGAGGCTGAAGCCGCTGGTGTTCACGTAAGTAAAGTTAAAAGCTTTGTAAAGCGCGAAGGCCGCTTAACAAAAGCGCAAACCCGTGCCATTGAAGAATTTTGGCCAACCATGGGTATCGACTACCAAAATGCCGAACTGGATTTATCAGTGCTATTTGGCAGAACCGCGCCTGTTGTCATTGAAATTGGCTTTGGTATGGGTAAATCATTGGTTGAAATGGCCGCAGCTGCCCCTGAGAAAAATTTCATTGGCATTGAAGTGCATCGCCCAGGCGTTGGTGCTTGTTTAGCTGAAGCTGGCGAACAAGGTTTAACTAATTTGCGTGTGATGGATCACGATGCGGTTGAAGTGCTTAAAAATATGATCCCAGATGGCGCTTTGTCTCGATTGCAATTGTTCTTCCCCGACCCTTGGCATAAAAAGCGTCACCATAAGCGCCGTATTGTTCAACCCGAATTTGCTGCCCTTGTGCTAACCAAATTACAAAAAGGTGGCTGTTTCCATATGGCTACCGACTGGGAACCTTACGCAGAACACATGGCCGAAGTAATGAATTCAACTTCAGGCTATGCAAATACTGCACAAGAAGGTACCTATGTGCCTCGCCCTGAATATCGACCTATCACTAAATTTGAAACCCGTGGCCAAAAGCTAGGTCATGGTGTTTGGGATCTTATTTACGAGCGAGCGCAGTAA
- a CDS encoding methyltransferase, with translation MILTPQSQLLERNINIFEQGEWLFINPSDAYFLDALKHKNVTVMHQYFDIFSECVRVISSSSFDSRDITKEGFEVVQKVGAHTHHFTPFMCNEHTHTDVLIFLPKAKSHFQMLLRMAAGMVGQNGRIHVVGENKGGIKSAAKLMQPYGVTHKVDSARHCSLITTIVEQPHLAFEPEAWLETDTYEIGNTSWPVCSLPGVFSHGELDKGTKLLLEKHTSGMSGNVLDFACGAGVIASYLMLTYPHLKMQLSDISALAIYASAMTLAANGQSATLHAANGLYGIEGNVQHIVTNPPFHTGLKTDYTITKRFIEDARKMLSQNGTLQMVANRFLPYPGLLSEHFPRVLTTAQTTQFSLYQAA, from the coding sequence ATGATTTTAACGCCCCAAAGCCAACTATTAGAACGCAATATCAACATTTTTGAGCAAGGCGAATGGTTGTTTATCAATCCTTCAGATGCCTACTTCCTTGATGCCCTTAAGCATAAAAATGTAACGGTAATGCACCAATACTTCGACATATTTTCTGAATGTGTTCGTGTGATATCTTCATCCAGCTTTGATAGCCGAGATATTACTAAAGAGGGCTTTGAGGTAGTGCAAAAAGTGGGGGCGCACACTCATCACTTTACGCCATTTATGTGTAATGAACATACCCACACTGACGTGCTCATTTTTCTGCCTAAAGCGAAATCGCATTTCCAAATGTTATTGCGTATGGCAGCAGGTATGGTGGGTCAAAATGGCCGTATCCATGTAGTGGGCGAAAACAAAGGCGGTATAAAAAGCGCGGCTAAACTCATGCAACCTTACGGGGTTACGCATAAAGTGGACTCTGCCCGTCACTGCAGTTTAATTACTACCATTGTTGAACAGCCTCACTTAGCATTTGAACCAGAAGCTTGGCTTGAAACCGACACTTATGAGATTGGCAATACTAGCTGGCCTGTGTGCTCTTTACCTGGCGTATTTAGTCATGGCGAACTCGACAAGGGCACTAAACTACTACTAGAAAAACATACCTCGGGTATGAGCGGCAACGTATTAGACTTTGCTTGTGGTGCCGGGGTAATTGCTAGTTACTTAATGCTGACCTACCCTCACCTAAAAATGCAGCTGTCTGATATTAGCGCGCTTGCCATTTATGCCAGCGCGATGACATTAGCGGCCAATGGTCAGTCAGCCACCTTACATGCTGCGAATGGTTTGTATGGTATCGAGGGTAATGTACAGCATATTGTCACCAACCCACCATTTCATACTGGGCTTAAAACCGACTACACCATTACTAAGCGATTTATTGAAGATGCTCGTAAAATGCTAAGTCAAAACGGCACTTTGCAAATGGTTGCTAATCGTTTTCTGCCCTACCCGGGGCTATTGTCTGAACACTTTCCACGCGTGTTAACTACTGCACAAACCACACAATTTTCGTTATATCAGGCTGCATAG
- the glgA gene encoding glycogen synthase GlgA: protein MKIVFAISEVEELVKTGGLADVGKALPLALKDAGEDVVIVMPYYKVLADSLNLPSACETQTLFTEYKVYNFEVRVMDWHGIPVYFVDYPEYFMREGLYSNAYEAYEDNGERFCFFSGAVLATLQAINYSPDVIHCHDWHTAMLPYLTAYDNTGFFDKTRTVFTIHNAAFQGVNLLEKVPFLRHHPGILAQVHGGYINMLQSGIEFATKVTTVSPHYAQELLTDLGSHGLHERLVRRKTDLSGILNGCDYTQWNPATDSFLPEHYDVDNLLPKQTCKHALQEKSGLPMNVSIPLIGMVCRLTEQKGFGYILPILDELVQHNVQIVIVGTGDPKMCMDLGEFAQNHPSQFAFINGFSSEHAHLVEAGADFFLMPSQFEPCGLNQMYSLAYGTIPIVRAVGGLKDTVVDNRHSEDATGFVFEQPRPEALLACIRRALLFYYEHPVKFREMQQRGMNTRFTWERAAGEYIKLYESMFV from the coding sequence GTGAAAATTGTATTCGCTATCTCTGAAGTAGAAGAACTGGTAAAAACAGGTGGCTTAGCAGATGTAGGCAAAGCACTTCCACTTGCATTAAAAGACGCAGGAGAAGACGTAGTTATTGTTATGCCTTACTACAAGGTATTGGCAGACTCGTTAAACTTACCCTCGGCATGTGAAACACAAACGCTGTTCACCGAGTACAAAGTATATAATTTCGAAGTGCGTGTTATGGACTGGCATGGCATACCCGTATATTTCGTCGATTACCCTGAATACTTTATGCGTGAAGGTTTGTATTCCAACGCATACGAAGCCTATGAAGATAATGGCGAGCGCTTTTGTTTCTTTAGTGGCGCAGTATTGGCTACCCTTCAAGCTATCAATTATTCGCCAGACGTTATCCATTGCCACGATTGGCATACGGCCATGCTGCCTTACCTGACTGCTTACGATAACACAGGCTTTTTTGATAAAACCCGTACCGTGTTCACTATTCACAATGCCGCGTTTCAAGGGGTAAACCTACTAGAAAAAGTACCGTTTCTACGCCACCACCCCGGCATACTGGCACAGGTTCATGGCGGTTATATCAATATGCTGCAATCGGGGATCGAGTTTGCGACAAAAGTAACTACGGTAAGCCCCCATTACGCGCAAGAGCTGTTAACCGACCTAGGCAGCCATGGCTTACACGAGCGTTTGGTTAGACGCAAAACCGACCTTTCTGGCATATTAAACGGGTGCGACTATACGCAGTGGAACCCCGCTACAGATTCGTTTTTGCCAGAACATTATGACGTAGACAACTTACTGCCTAAACAAACCTGTAAGCACGCCCTACAAGAAAAGTCCGGCTTGCCGATGAATGTAAGCATTCCACTTATTGGTATGGTGTGTCGTCTTACCGAGCAGAAAGGGTTTGGCTATATTCTGCCTATTCTTGATGAACTGGTTCAGCATAATGTGCAAATCGTTATAGTAGGTACTGGCGATCCTAAAATGTGTATGGATTTAGGTGAATTTGCACAAAATCACCCTTCTCAGTTCGCTTTTATTAATGGGTTTAGCTCAGAGCACGCTCACCTAGTTGAGGCCGGCGCTGACTTTTTCTTAATGCCATCGCAGTTTGAACCTTGTGGGCTGAATCAAATGTACAGTTTGGCCTACGGCACCATTCCTATCGTGCGAGCGGTAGGTGGCTTAAAAGACACTGTGGTGGACAACCGCCATAGCGAAGACGCTACCGGCTTTGTTTTTGAACAACCACGCCCTGAAGCCCTGCTTGCCTGTATTCGTCGCGCTTTACTGTTTTATTACGAGCATCCAGTGAAGTTCAGAGAAATGCAGCAAAGAGGCATGAACACCCGCTTTACGTGGGAACGTGCAGCGGGTGAATATATAAAACTTTACGAATCTATGTTCGTTTAA